From the Moorena sp. SIOASIH genome, the window GTAACTGCTTTGGATCGGTTGTTTAGGAAACATGGTTTATTCCTAAATGACATCCAACGTACTCCAATCCATGGAGGTTCGTTACGCCTATTTGTGGAACCTAAGGAACAGGTTAAGGAATCTGTAAAATCTCTATTAGCAGAAGAAGTAGCGCGGGGAGTTGACCGCATTGATTACTATCGTGATTTTGCTAATCGTGTCCAGGAAATTAAGCTTTCTTTACTGGATATCCTCTGGGATTTGAAGAAACAGGGTAAAAAGGTAGCAGCCTATGGAGCAGCAGCTAAAGCAACTACTCTGCTCAGTTATTTTGGGATTAATAAAACCCTGGTAGATTATGTAGTGGATTTAAATCCGTTCAAACATGGTCGCTACATGGGCATTAATCATTTACCGATTTTCCCACCATCAAAACTGTTAGAGGATAAACCAGATTATGTCTTGCTGCTAGCTTGGAATTTTGCTGATGAGATTTTGCAGCAACAGGAAGAGTATCGACAACAAGGAGGTAAATTTATTATTCCGATTCCACAACCAAAGATTGTTTCAAGTTGACGGTTGAGGGTTAAGCAAAGTAAGCTATCAGCTATCAGCTATCAGCTATCAGCTATCAGCTATCAGCTATCAGCTATCAGATATCAGCTATCAGCTATCAGCTATCAGCTATCAGCTATCAGCTATCAGATATCAGCGAACAGCGATTAGCGCTACGCGCACGCTACTTGAGGTGCTTTCATCTTTCAGCTTATGCGCTATGCGCACACTACTTGATGTGCCAAAGGCCAACGGCTGACCGCTGACCACTGACCGCTGACCACTGACCGCTGAATACTTACCCCAAACTTGTATACCTCACCTATTTTATAAATGCTATAATTTAAGTCAGCTTTGTCATACCTCGTAGTGCGGAAGGGTACGGATACTTGCCAATTTTCCCTTAGCGAACTTGCGCACTTTCTGATCTGAGTCATGCTCTGCTCTGTCTCGCAATAGTAGTAGAGTTTGGTGATGGTTCTGATAGTAATCAATGATTGCTGTAAGGGCAATTTGCCGAGGGTTTTCTTCCCGGCGCTGCTTGCGAGAAAAGGGATCATTGACAGCGCGAACGCACAAAAACTCAAACATCCCAGGTTCATTTTTCCAACCACAGATTAATTCTGTCATAACTGCTGCTCGCACACGCCAATGCGGATCTGATTCAGCTCGTTGTTGGAGAAAACGTAAAGTATCTGGGTGATATTTAGAACTACCATTGGTGAACAGTTAAGATGGTGTGTAATTTTTAAATGATCTAGTTACAAATGCTTACTATCAAGTCAATGCGTTGCTAATTATAGGTTTTGATAACGTTGGTGTTGGCGATCGTAAGCTTGAATTATGCGATTGACCGTAGGTCACGCTACGCGAACGCAAAATAGTAAATACAAAAATTTTTTTTTATTGAGCTTACAGAATCGACTAGTATAGCCAGTCCTAATGACAGCACATTTAAATTATAAAACAGTTACTCAAAATGATACAACAATCATTGTCCAAAAATTTTGCTCACACACAACCGATTTCATTATCAGAACATATCTGTCCCAACTGTGGAAACCAAGGATTGTCCTTATTTTATGAAGTACACAACGTACCAGTTCACAGTTGCTTAATGATGTCAACCGAGGAAGAAGCTCTAGACTTCCCTTGCGGTGATGTGGTTTTGGGGTTTTGTGAAGATTGCGGTTTCATCACTAACGTGTCATTTGACCCTAGGTGGTCAGCTTACGCCCCCAATTATGAAGACCAACAGAGTTTTTCCCCAACCTTCAATCAGTTTGCCCTTGATCTAGCCAATCATCTGATCGACAAATACGACCTTCATGACAAAGACATTGTAGAAATTGGTTGTAGCAAAGGAGATTTCCTCTTGCTGCTGTGCGAATTAGGTAACAATCGCGGTGTTGGTATTGACCCGTCTGCTGTACTAGGACGAGTCCAGAGTAAAGCCGCTGACCGGGTTATCTTTATTCAAGACTATTACTCAGAGCGCTATGCTGAGTATGTGGGTGATTTTATCTGTTGTCGCCATACCCTAGAGCATATTTATCCTACCGCTGAGTTTATTAGTACCGTGCGCCGCTCCATTGGCGATCGCCTCAATACCGTTGTGGTCTTTGAGATACCAGATACCATACGAGTACTCAAAGACTTAGCCTTTGAAGACATTTACTACGAACACTGCTCCTATTTCACCCCTGGATCCCTAGCGCGATTATTCCGTGACTGTGGCTTTGAAGTGACTGACCTGTATCGAGCTTATGGTGAACAATATCTGTTAATTGAAACCCGACCTGTCACTATAGCATCTGACAAAGTACATCCTCTGGAAGAAAGTCTTGAGCAACTGACCCAGCATGTCAAACACTTCACCAACGAGATTAGTAAGAAGCTGGACAATTGGAAGCAGCACTTAGAGCAGATGCATGCTCAAGGCAAGCGTGTTGTAGTTTGGGGTTCGGGTTCCAAGTGTGTGGCTTTTCTAACCACTCTTGATACCACAGACAAAATTGAATACGTGGTAGACATTAATCCTCATCGTCATGGGAAATTTATCCCTGGCGTTGGTAAAGAAATTATGGCACCAGAGTTTTTGAAGGAATACAAACCCGATCAGGTGATTGTCATGAATTCCATATATTGTCATGAAATTCAGCAAATGTTGGATAGGATGGGAGTAACTACAGAGGTTATATCTCTATAAACATCAGTCATTAGTTATGAGGTAAGCATTCAGCCGTCAGCTATCAGCTGATAGCTGATAGCTGATAGCTGATAGCTGATAGCTGAATACTTACATACGTTAACCAAATCGGTTTATGTGAAAAAATGTTCAAATGATTGCTGATCAACCCCGCTTAAGCATTGGATTACCGGTCTACAACGGCGAAGAATTCCTCAGGGAAGCATTAGATTCAATTTTGACTCAGACCTTTGAAGATTTCGAGTTGATCATTTCAGATAACTGCTCGACTGACGCAACTGAGGAGATTTGCCGGGAGTATCAGGCTAAGGACAAACGCATTTATTACTACCGCAATCAAGACAATCTAGGTGCTGCCCCAAACTACAATCGTACCGTTGAGTTGGCTAGAGGTGAATACTTTAAGTGGGCAGCTGATGACGATGTTTGTGCCCCCTCTTTCTTAGCTCGCTGCCTAGAGGTGCTTGACAATGACCCGACGGTGATTTTGTCATACCCAAGAACAATATTCACCAAGCCTGATGGACAAAAGTGGTGGGAAGCGAAGTCGGTAGGGAACCTAGATTCAGAGAAACCCCATGAACGTTTTCAGGCAGCAATTTCGGATTTCTGGTGCTTGGAGGTTTTCGGACTGATCCGCACGGATGCCCTAAGAAAAACCTCATTGATTTCATCCTACTACGGTTCAGATCGGCTGTTGCTGACTCAACTAAGCCTGATCGGGCCCTTGAAAGAAATTCCTGAACCCCTCTTTTTCCGGCGCTGCCATTCAGACCAGTCAAGTCGGCTATCGGCTCAGGAGCGGGAGGTTTGGATCGATACCAAAGCCTCTATGGGACCGAAATTCCTGCGACCTCGGAATTCGATTGAATTTTTCAGGGCAGTATTTCAGGCTCCGTTGAACTGGCAGGAACGTATTCGCTGTTTAGGTGTACTTGGGAACTATGTTTTTTCTGCCCAGACTTGGAAAAAATTTTTCCATCAGAAAGCACCCAGTAAAGTTTAGCCGTCAGCGCTCAGCGCTCAGCGGTCAGCCGTTGGCCTTTGGCACATCAAGTAGCGTGCGCCGTTCGCGTAGCGTGCGCCCATGGGCAATGCGCATAAGCTGAATGCTTAAGTTTAGCAATAACCGAAGGGTTGGATGCTTGCAGGCAAAAGAGTGTTTGTTATTTGTCAATGTTTCTTTTTTGGTCGCCCCTTTAGGGCAAAATGGCAAATAGCCCAAGAATTTTTATGGTACAAAAAAGGTAAGCATATGCGCTACGCGCAGGCTACGCCAACAGCTATCAGCGTGTCGCGTATCAGCTATCAGTTATCAGTTATCAGTTATCAGCGTGTCGCGTATCAGCTATCAGCCAAAGGTCTTTGGCCACGGTACTTGAGGTGCTTTTGAATAAAATAAGCTGACGGCTGACGGCTGACAGCTGAATGCTTACAAAAAAAGTATGGGAAGTGAATAGGCTTACCCAAAATTTTTGAGGATTAATTAATTGTAAGCGTGTTGATAGCGCTTCTCCAATCAGTGAAACACCAATCAGTTGTAGGGGCGCAAATCTTGCGACCGAAAGGTTTGCGCGCAATTAGTTGTGGTCGGCAGGGGGACTTCTGATGCTTGCGGAGCTGGAGAGAAGTACCTAGATTACTATCCTGATATCAAGAGAGGTAAAAAAATAATGCCCAAGTCTTCTCCCCTAGTCAGTATTGGCATGCATGTTTATAATGGTGCGAATTTTATTAAAGATGCTATAGAGGGAATTTTATCTCAGACATTTGAGGATTTTGAACTAATCATCTCAAATAATGCATCCACGGATAACACTGAGGAAATTTGTCGGGCATACGCTGCTCAAGACCAGCGGATCCATTACTACCGGAATCAAAAAAATCTTGGTGGTGCCTACAATTACAATCGTGTTTTTGAATTGTCTAGAGGTGAGTATTTTAAGTGGGCAGCTCATGATGATGCTTGTGCACCAGACTATCTAGAGCGCTGCATTGAGGTGCTTAATCGGATGCCTTCAGTGGTTTTATGTTATCCTCGGACACTTATCATTGATACACAAGCAAAACCGATCAATCAGAATTATTCTGATGACCTGAATCTTAATTCCCCAAAACCCGATGAACGCTATCAACGCTTTCTTGATGTTTTATTTCATATTCCTGGTGGACGGGATAAAATTAGCCCAATTTTTGGATTGATTCGGAAGAGTACTCTGAGTCAGACACCACTAATCGGATCTTACTTTGGTTCGGATTTAGTTCTGATCGGAGAGTTGGCTCTATTAGGTCAATTTTATGAAGTTCCTGAGTATCTTTTCTGGCGCAGATTTCATAATAAAAGGGCTATGGAAGCCAATCCTACTAATAGTAAACGAACAGCTTGGTATGACCCAGCTAAGATAGACAAGATTGTTTTCCCAGTATGGCGGCTTTTCCTAGAGTTTATCGCTTCTATTAATCGGGTTAAACTGAGCTGGGATGAAAGACTATATTGCTACATACAAATGACAAAATGGTTGTTATTATGGGGCTGGCTCAGGATGGCAAAAAATTTGATATTAGCAACTGCACAAGCTCTGAATATCACTGATAAAGACTTTTTAAGAAAATTTTTTTTAACCAATAAAATTAGTGTATAGCAGTTATCAATTGGCTGAGGTACCTTGTCCTGGGTTTTAGGGAGTAGGGAGTAGGGAGTAGGGAGTAGGGAGTAGAGAGTAGGGAGTAGGGAGTAGCGGTAATAAAATTGAATGTACTTCATAAGTAAGTATGATAAACGGTATATTTACCCTTATTATCCCTTTCTAAGGGAGGCGGTTAACTTTTAAACTTAAACCTTCAACCTTAAACCTTAAACCTTCAACTTTAAAAATTAACCTTAATAGTTTTAGTAAGAAAAATCAACATGTACGACTTGGCGATTATTGGAGGAGGAATCATTGGCTTATCCACAGCCATGGCATTGGGTCAACGTTATCCAGATGCCAAAATTCTGGTACTGGAAAAAGAGAGCAGTTGGGCTGATCACCAAACTGGCAATAACAGTGGTGTGATTCATTCTGGAATCTACTACAAACCAGGGAGTTTCAAGGCTAGGTTTTGTTACGAAGGAAACCGCTCGATGGTGGCATTCTGCCAAAAGCATGGCATTGATTATGAAGTCTGCGGCAAAGTGATTGTAGCAACTGAACCAGAAGAACTACCATTGCTGGATAGTCTTTACCAAAGGGGTTTGGAAAATGGTATAGAGATTGCCAAGATTACTGGTGAAGAGGTTAAGGAAATTGAACCCCATGTGCGCTGTTTAGCTGGAATTCGGGTTTATTCGACTGGGATAGTAAACTACAAGCAGGTCTGTGAAAAATACGTTGAACTGGTTTGTGTCCAGGGAGGGGATTTACGTCTCAATACTAAGGTTGAAAAGATCCTGGAAACTGGGGATGGTTTAGTACTGGAAACCAACAATGGTGACTATCCCACTCGCTTTGTGATCAACTGTGCTGGACTACATAGCGATCGCATTGCTAAGTTGGGTGATGCTGAGCCTCCAGCTAAAATCGTTCCTTTCCGGGGTGAGTACTATGAACTCAAGCCAGAGAAACGCTACCTAGTCAAGCACCTAATTTATCCAGTTCCTAATCCGAATTTTCCTTTCCTAGGGGTTCATTTCACCCGCATGATTGATGGCAGTGTCCATGCTGGACCCAATGCTGTACTCAGTTTCAAGCGGGAAGGCTATCGAAAGACTGATTTTGACTTGCGAGATTTTGTGGAAGTCATGACCTATCCCGGTTTCTGGAAACTAGCTGTCAAACATGGAGACGCAGGGATTCAGGAAATCATCCGCTCCTTCAGTAAAGCTGCGTTTGTTAAGAGTTTGCAACGGCTGATTCCTGAAATCCAAGCAGATGACTTAGTTCCCACCCATGCTGGGGTCAGAGCTCAAGCCTTGAAAAATGATGGCAAGCTGGTGGATGATTTTTTAATTGTCAATGGTCCATTAGCAATGCATGTGTGTAACGCTCCCTCTCCTGGTGCTACGGCTTCTTTGGAGATTGGTAATGCGATCGCTAGTGAAATCCCGACACTGAAAACTCTCGAAAGGGTGATCTGACCCAAGTTTAGTTCAAAGGTATCGCCATTGGCAATTAAGAGTGGCAATTAATAGGGGCAAGATACTCGAATCTATAGCTGGCTTTGCTTTCCCTGTACTAGTCTAATGGAGTTAAAACTTGAAATGAACACGTTATCTAACCACCACTGTCCTGTATGTGCCTCTGCCGATTTAGATGTGTTTTTTGAGATGTTGGCGGTGCCAGTTTACTGTAATCTCCTGTGGCGATCGCGTCAAACTGCTCAAAACTGTCCCAAGGGAGATATCAAACTAGGGTTCTGTCCTAGCTGTGGTTTTATTAGCAACCTAGCCTTTGACTCTACTAAATTGGGTTATTCCCAGGACTATGAAAACTCCTTACACTACTCTGCCCGATTTCAGGACTATGCCCAATCCCTTGCCGCTGGATTGGTTAAGCGCCACAATCTCTACAATAAAAACATTATTGAAATTGGTTGTGGCAAAGGGGATTTTCTTATAAGCCTGTGTGAACTAGGTAATAACCGAGGAGTAGGTTTTGACCCCAGCTATGTTCCTAGGTCAGAGCATCAACAACTCCAGACTCAAGTCAAGTTTGTTCAAGATTTCTATTCACAGGTCTACCAAGAGTATCAAGCGGATCTAATTTGTTGTCGGCACACCCTAGAGCACATTTCCAATCCCGCAGATTTGCTCAAGCCACTGCGACAGGCCATCGGTTCTCGCCTTAATACCGTTGTTTTCTTTGAAGTCCCCAACGCCTTAGATACCTTTCGCAATCTAGCGGTGTGGGACATTATCTATGAACACTGCTGCTATTTCGCCCCCTCTTCTCTAGGGCAAGCTTTTGCCAATGCTGGGTTTCAAGTTAGTGAAATCAAGGAGGCGTTTGGTGGTCAGTTCCTGTGCCTGGAAGCAAAGCCAGTCCATGGGGAAATCCCCAACACCTATGGAAAACCGGATGAAATCGAGGTATTGACTCAGGATATTGCCAGCTTTACCGCTAGGTTTCAGGAGAAGTTAGAAAGCTGGCAGCACAAACTGACAACCATCGCTCAAACTGGGAAAAAAGCTGTAGCATGGGGTGCTGGCTCAAAAGGGGTTACTTTTTTGAATCTGCTCAAGTGCCAAGATGTGATTGATTACATCGTAGATCTCAATCCCCGCAAACAGGGGAAGTACGTTGCTGGAACGGGACAGGAAATTGTTCCACCAGAATTTCTCCAGGATTACCAACCTGATCTGGTTATTGTGATGAACCCTATCTATGAAGAGGAGATTAGACAGTTATGCAAAAATCTAGGTTTAACTCCTGAGTTAATATGTGTTTGACTGTTTTTGACCGTTAGCTTTGGTGATATCACGTCCGGTTAAATACCCATCATCAAGAAGATTGATGGAAAGATTTTCAAATGTAAGCATTCAGCCGTCAGCTGTCAGCCGTGAGCTAAAAGCTCACGCTACTTGAGGTGCTTAAAATAAACCTCGAATG encodes:
- a CDS encoding class I SAM-dependent methyltransferase, with the protein product MNTLSNHHCPVCASADLDVFFEMLAVPVYCNLLWRSRQTAQNCPKGDIKLGFCPSCGFISNLAFDSTKLGYSQDYENSLHYSARFQDYAQSLAAGLVKRHNLYNKNIIEIGCGKGDFLISLCELGNNRGVGFDPSYVPRSEHQQLQTQVKFVQDFYSQVYQEYQADLICCRHTLEHISNPADLLKPLRQAIGSRLNTVVFFEVPNALDTFRNLAVWDIIYEHCCYFAPSSLGQAFANAGFQVSEIKEAFGGQFLCLEAKPVHGEIPNTYGKPDEIEVLTQDIASFTARFQEKLESWQHKLTTIAQTGKKAVAWGAGSKGVTFLNLLKCQDVIDYIVDLNPRKQGKYVAGTGQEIVPPEFLQDYQPDLVIVMNPIYEEEIRQLCKNLGLTPELICV
- the lhgO gene encoding L-2-hydroxyglutarate oxidase: MYDLAIIGGGIIGLSTAMALGQRYPDAKILVLEKESSWADHQTGNNSGVIHSGIYYKPGSFKARFCYEGNRSMVAFCQKHGIDYEVCGKVIVATEPEELPLLDSLYQRGLENGIEIAKITGEEVKEIEPHVRCLAGIRVYSTGIVNYKQVCEKYVELVCVQGGDLRLNTKVEKILETGDGLVLETNNGDYPTRFVINCAGLHSDRIAKLGDAEPPAKIVPFRGEYYELKPEKRYLVKHLIYPVPNPNFPFLGVHFTRMIDGSVHAGPNAVLSFKREGYRKTDFDLRDFVEVMTYPGFWKLAVKHGDAGIQEIIRSFSKAAFVKSLQRLIPEIQADDLVPTHAGVRAQALKNDGKLVDDFLIVNGPLAMHVCNAPSPGATASLEIGNAIASEIPTLKTLERVI
- a CDS encoding class I SAM-dependent methyltransferase, encoding MIQQSLSKNFAHTQPISLSEHICPNCGNQGLSLFYEVHNVPVHSCLMMSTEEEALDFPCGDVVLGFCEDCGFITNVSFDPRWSAYAPNYEDQQSFSPTFNQFALDLANHLIDKYDLHDKDIVEIGCSKGDFLLLLCELGNNRGVGIDPSAVLGRVQSKAADRVIFIQDYYSERYAEYVGDFICCRHTLEHIYPTAEFISTVRRSIGDRLNTVVVFEIPDTIRVLKDLAFEDIYYEHCSYFTPGSLARLFRDCGFEVTDLYRAYGEQYLLIETRPVTIASDKVHPLEESLEQLTQHVKHFTNEISKKLDNWKQHLEQMHAQGKRVVVWGSGSKCVAFLTTLDTTDKIEYVVDINPHRHGKFIPGVGKEIMAPEFLKEYKPDQVIVMNSIYCHEIQQMLDRMGVTTEVISL
- a CDS encoding glycosyltransferase family A protein — encoded protein: MIADQPRLSIGLPVYNGEEFLREALDSILTQTFEDFELIISDNCSTDATEEICREYQAKDKRIYYYRNQDNLGAAPNYNRTVELARGEYFKWAADDDVCAPSFLARCLEVLDNDPTVILSYPRTIFTKPDGQKWWEAKSVGNLDSEKPHERFQAAISDFWCLEVFGLIRTDALRKTSLISSYYGSDRLLLTQLSLIGPLKEIPEPLFFRRCHSDQSSRLSAQEREVWIDTKASMGPKFLRPRNSIEFFRAVFQAPLNWQERIRCLGVLGNYVFSAQTWKKFFHQKAPSKV
- a CDS encoding glycosyltransferase family 2 protein, yielding MPKSSPLVSIGMHVYNGANFIKDAIEGILSQTFEDFELIISNNASTDNTEEICRAYAAQDQRIHYYRNQKNLGGAYNYNRVFELSRGEYFKWAAHDDACAPDYLERCIEVLNRMPSVVLCYPRTLIIDTQAKPINQNYSDDLNLNSPKPDERYQRFLDVLFHIPGGRDKISPIFGLIRKSTLSQTPLIGSYFGSDLVLIGELALLGQFYEVPEYLFWRRFHNKRAMEANPTNSKRTAWYDPAKIDKIVFPVWRLFLEFIASINRVKLSWDERLYCYIQMTKWLLLWGWLRMAKNLILATAQALNITDKDFLRKFFLTNKISV